A stretch of the Eretmochelys imbricata isolate rEreImb1 chromosome 15, rEreImb1.hap1, whole genome shotgun sequence genome encodes the following:
- the TBX1 gene encoding T-box transcription factor TBX1 isoform X2: MHFSTVTRDMEAFTANSLSSLNASGGYHLSPSPGDPYGQPEPPHYEPCSAQQHPHQHGYPFAAGPAPGPNPPPPGPGPPESGGGAAASGCPAAPAAKAPVKKNPKVANVSVQLEMKALWDEFNQLGTEMIVTKAGRRMFPTFQVKIFGMDPMADYMLLMDFVPVDDKRYRYAFHSSSWLVAGKADPATPGRVHYHPDSPAKGAQWMKQIVSFDKLKLTNNLLDDNGHIILNSMHRYQPRFHVVYVDPRKDSEKYAEENFKTFVFEETRFTAVTAYQNHRITQLKIASNPFAKGFRDCDPEDWPRNHRPGALPLMSAFARSRNPVSSPAHQNGTEKDAAESRRDYEREAASGTPLHADPAHQQLMSRVLSPALPVPGAGGLVQLSSTPGSRPSPPHHELRLEPPASEPLHHHPYKYPAAAYDHYLGAKSRPAPYPLPSLRGHSYHHHHHHHHMGPPAANVYSSAAAPPSYDYGPR; encoded by the exons ATGCATTTCAGCACCGTCACCAGAGACATGGAAG CTTTCACGGCCAACAGCCTGAGCAGCCTGAACGCCTCCGGCGGCTAccacctctccccttccccgGGGGACCCCTACGGCCAGCCCGAGCCGCCGCACTACGAGCCCTGCTCGGCCCAGCAGCACCCGCACCAACACGGCTACCCGTTCGCGGCCGGCCCGGCGCCGGGCCCGAACCCGCCGCCGCCCGGCCCGGGGCCCCCCGAGAGCGGCGGCGGCGCGGCGGCTTCGGGCTGCCCCGCCGCGCCGGCGGCCAAAGCGCCCGTCAAGAAGAACCCCAAGGTGGCCAATGTCAGCGTGCAGCTGGAGATGAAGGCGCTGTGGGACGAGTTCAACCAGCTGGGCACCGAGATGATCGTCACCAAGGCCGGCAG GCGCATGTTCCCCACCTTCCAGGTGAAGATATTTGGAATGGACCCCATGGCTGATTACATGTTGTTAATGGATTTTGTACCCGTGGACGACAAAAGATATCG ATACGCCTTCCACAGCTCCTCCTGGCTGGTGGCCGGCAAAGCTGACCCTGCTACCCCCGGGAGAGTTCATTATCACCCCGACTCTCCTGCTAAAGGGGCCCAGTGGATGAAACAAATAGTATCCTTCGATAAACTGAAACTGACCAATAATTTATTGGATGACAATGGGCAC atcattttgaactccATGCACAGATACCAGCCTCGTTTTCATGTGGTCTACGTGGACCCCAGGAAAGACAGCGAGAAGTATGCAGAGGAGAACTTTAAAACGTTTGTCTTCGAGGAGACCCGCTTCACCGCCGTGACCGCCTATCAGAATCACAGG ATCACACAACTCAAGATTGCCAGCAACCCCTTCGCTAAAGGATTCAGAGACTGTGATCCAGAAGACTG GCCCAGGAATCACAGACCAGGGGCCCTTCCTCTGATGAGTGCTTTTGCCAGGTCCAGGAATCCAGTGTCTTCCCCTGCACATCAGAATGGGACTGAGAAAG ACGCTGCGGAGAGCCGACGGGACTACGAGCGGGAAGCGGCCAGCGGGACCCCTCTCCACGCCGACCCCGCGCACCAGCAGCTCATGTCGCGGGTGCTGAGCCCGGCCCTGCCCGTCCCCGGCGCGGGGGGCCTGGTCCAGCTCAGCAGCACGCCGGGGAGCCGGCCCAGCCCCCCGCACCACGAACTGCGGCTGGAGCCCCCCGCCTCGGAGCCCCTGCACCACCACCCCTACAAGTACCCGGCGGCGGCCTACGACCACTACCTGGGGGCGAAGAGCCGGCCCGCCCCCTACCCCTTACCCAGCCTCCGGGGccacagctaccaccaccaccaccaccaccaccacatgggCCCGCCGGCGGCCAACGTGTACTCCTCGGCGGCCGCGCCGCCCAGCTACGACTACGGGCCGCGGTAA
- the TBX1 gene encoding T-box transcription factor TBX1 isoform X1, which translates to MISAISSPWLTQLSHFCDVAAFTANSLSSLNASGGYHLSPSPGDPYGQPEPPHYEPCSAQQHPHQHGYPFAAGPAPGPNPPPPGPGPPESGGGAAASGCPAAPAAKAPVKKNPKVANVSVQLEMKALWDEFNQLGTEMIVTKAGRRMFPTFQVKIFGMDPMADYMLLMDFVPVDDKRYRYAFHSSSWLVAGKADPATPGRVHYHPDSPAKGAQWMKQIVSFDKLKLTNNLLDDNGHIILNSMHRYQPRFHVVYVDPRKDSEKYAEENFKTFVFEETRFTAVTAYQNHRITQLKIASNPFAKGFRDCDPEDWPRNHRPGALPLMSAFARSRNPVSSPAHQNGTEKDAAESRRDYEREAASGTPLHADPAHQQLMSRVLSPALPVPGAGGLVQLSSTPGSRPSPPHHELRLEPPASEPLHHHPYKYPAAAYDHYLGAKSRPAPYPLPSLRGHSYHHHHHHHHMGPPAANVYSSAAAPPSYDYGPR; encoded by the exons ATGATTTCAGCCATCTCCAGCCcctggctcacccagctgtcccaTTTTTGCGATGTTGCAGCTTTCACGGCCAACAGCCTGAGCAGCCTGAACGCCTCCGGCGGCTAccacctctccccttccccgGGGGACCCCTACGGCCAGCCCGAGCCGCCGCACTACGAGCCCTGCTCGGCCCAGCAGCACCCGCACCAACACGGCTACCCGTTCGCGGCCGGCCCGGCGCCGGGCCCGAACCCGCCGCCGCCCGGCCCGGGGCCCCCCGAGAGCGGCGGCGGCGCGGCGGCTTCGGGCTGCCCCGCCGCGCCGGCGGCCAAAGCGCCCGTCAAGAAGAACCCCAAGGTGGCCAATGTCAGCGTGCAGCTGGAGATGAAGGCGCTGTGGGACGAGTTCAACCAGCTGGGCACCGAGATGATCGTCACCAAGGCCGGCAG GCGCATGTTCCCCACCTTCCAGGTGAAGATATTTGGAATGGACCCCATGGCTGATTACATGTTGTTAATGGATTTTGTACCCGTGGACGACAAAAGATATCG ATACGCCTTCCACAGCTCCTCCTGGCTGGTGGCCGGCAAAGCTGACCCTGCTACCCCCGGGAGAGTTCATTATCACCCCGACTCTCCTGCTAAAGGGGCCCAGTGGATGAAACAAATAGTATCCTTCGATAAACTGAAACTGACCAATAATTTATTGGATGACAATGGGCAC atcattttgaactccATGCACAGATACCAGCCTCGTTTTCATGTGGTCTACGTGGACCCCAGGAAAGACAGCGAGAAGTATGCAGAGGAGAACTTTAAAACGTTTGTCTTCGAGGAGACCCGCTTCACCGCCGTGACCGCCTATCAGAATCACAGG ATCACACAACTCAAGATTGCCAGCAACCCCTTCGCTAAAGGATTCAGAGACTGTGATCCAGAAGACTG GCCCAGGAATCACAGACCAGGGGCCCTTCCTCTGATGAGTGCTTTTGCCAGGTCCAGGAATCCAGTGTCTTCCCCTGCACATCAGAATGGGACTGAGAAAG ACGCTGCGGAGAGCCGACGGGACTACGAGCGGGAAGCGGCCAGCGGGACCCCTCTCCACGCCGACCCCGCGCACCAGCAGCTCATGTCGCGGGTGCTGAGCCCGGCCCTGCCCGTCCCCGGCGCGGGGGGCCTGGTCCAGCTCAGCAGCACGCCGGGGAGCCGGCCCAGCCCCCCGCACCACGAACTGCGGCTGGAGCCCCCCGCCTCGGAGCCCCTGCACCACCACCCCTACAAGTACCCGGCGGCGGCCTACGACCACTACCTGGGGGCGAAGAGCCGGCCCGCCCCCTACCCCTTACCCAGCCTCCGGGGccacagctaccaccaccaccaccaccaccaccacatgggCCCGCCGGCGGCCAACGTGTACTCCTCGGCGGCCGCGCCGCCCAGCTACGACTACGGGCCGCGGTAA